In the genome of Streptomyces violaceoruber, the window AGGACGCCGAGGAAGGCGCCCGCGATCAGGAACGGCCCGAAGGGGATGGCCGTCTTGCGGTCCGCGCGCCGGGCGACGAGGAGGGCACCGCCGTACAGCGCCCCGAGCAGGAACCCGGCGAAGGTGCCCAGCATCAGGGTGGGCCAGCCGTACCAGCCGAGGACGGCACCGGCCGTGAGGGCGAGCTTGACGTCGCCGAAGCCCATGCCGGCCGGGTTGATGAGGAACAGCACGAGATAGCCGGCGCCGAGGGCGAGGGCGCCCAGCAGGGCGGTCGTCCACTCCCCCGCGTGCTCGGGCACGAGCGCGGTGAGCCCGAGCAGGACGAGCGCGGCGCCGGCCAGCGGCAGGGTGAGCGGGTCGGGCAGCCGCCGTACCTTCAGGTCGACGACGGCCAGGAGCACGCCGACCGGGGCGAGCAGCAGCCAGACGGCGGCCTCGGGCCGGGTCCCGGTGGCGGCGGCGAGCGCGGCGCAGACGAGGGCGGTGGCGAGGGACGCGGTGCGCGGACCGTGGGACGCCTGACCGGCCGGGCACTGCCCGCACCGGGCCCGGCCGAGCCAGCCGCGTACGGGGTGCCCGTCCGGGCACCGCTCGCGCCACGCCTCCCCGGACGGGGCGGAGAACCGGTAGGCCGCGCGGGGCAGCAGCGCGCCCGTCGCCGCGCCCCACAGCGCGGCGACGAGGACGACCACGAGGTCGATGTCGATGGCGCTGTTCATGACGGAGTCGATGGCGGAGTCGATGCTCATCCGGCGGCGGAGACGCCCTCGCGCCAGGTCGGCAGCAGCTCGTCGAGCAGCGCCTCGGTGCGCGGCGGCACCCCGCGGGCCCCGCTGCGGGCGACGAGGTCGGCGGCGAGGGCACGCAGCCGGCCGGGGTCCCCGGTGGTGTGGGTGGCGCGCAGCAGCTCGTGCCACAGGCGTTCGTCGGCGGGGGCGGTGCGCAGCGCCGCGGTCAGCGCCTCGATGGCCTTCTCCGCGCGGTTCTTCTCCAGGTGGAACTCGGAGAGCGCCAGCCCGGTGTCGGCGACCAGCAGCGGGAGCTGGGCGTCGACGATCTCGTGGGTGAGCCAGCGGTAGCGGCCCTCGGGCCGGTCGGCGAGCAGCGGCCCGCGCACCAGCACCAGCGCGTCGGTGAGCAGCCGCCCGCGCACCTGGCGGCTGCCGGCACCCCGGCCCTGGGTGGCCTCGTAGTAGAGGGAGCGCAGCACGTCGAGGTCGGAGACGACGGACTTGGCAAGGGTGAGCCGGCCGGTGGCGTCGGTGCCGAGCCGAGGGGTGCCGTCGGGGTCGGAGCCGAGCCAGGCCCGCAGCCGCTCCAGCAGCGCGTCGCGCACGTCCGCCGTCACGCCGCGCGGCCACAGCGCGGAGGACAGCACCCGCGGGTGGACGCCCTCGCGGTGCAGCAGGAGCAGCGCCAGCGCCTCGTGCAGCAGGGCGCTGCGCTCACCGTCGGGCGTGTCCAGGCCGATGATCTCGTACGACCCGACGAGGCGGGCGTACACCGCGGGCCGTCCCTGCTCGCTGATGTCGACGAGGAACGGCGGGGCGTTGGCCGGCCGGCCGGGCCCGCCCTCCGGGTCGGAGCCGGGGCCGGAGCCGGGATCGGCGTCGGTGAACAGCTCGACGACGGCACGCCGCTGGGCGGCCGGCAGCATCTGGGCGTCCAGTTCGAGCCCGAGCAGCGGCGCGAGCAGGCGGCCCGCGCCGGTGATCTCCATCTCCCAGGCGGCGCCGGGCAGGTCGGTGCCCTCGGTGCCGACGAGGTAGCCGATGCCGAGCCGGCCGGCGTCGGCGGCGAGTTCGGCCAGTCGCAGCGCGTCGTCGTCGGAGGGCTGGGCGGCCAGCAGGACGAGGTGCGGGGCCCAGCGCGTGTGCTGGGCGGGCCCGGTGCGGCCGGTGAGGACGGAGTCGTGCCCGGCGGCACCGAGCGCGCCGCGCCGCTGCCGGGTCTCGGCGGACATGGTCTCGAAGAGGTCCTCGAACCCGTCGAGATGGCGGATCCGGTTGGGCGCGAGAGGCGTGAGGTCGTCCCCGAACCCGACCAGGGTGATGGTCATCCGGTCCGACCAGCCGTTGGTGGCCAGCTCGGCGGCGACCGACGCGAACACGGCGGCCCGGTCGGCCTCGGTACCGCCGAGCGAGACGATGCCGGGCACCGCCTCCAGGTTGAGCAGCAGCCGGGAGTCGTCCATGGTGCCGAGACTGACGAGCCCGGGGTACGGCGCGGCCGTCTCGGCCTCCTCGTACCCCTCGGCGTCGGAGCGGGCCAGCATCCAGAAGGTCTGGTCCTGACCCTGCTGCCACGGCGCGGGCGGCTTCCCGGCCGGCTGGGCGAGCTGGAGGTGCAGGTCGCCGTTGCCGCTCATCCAGGCCGCGTAGACGACGGGCAGCGGGCGGGACTCGGCGGTGAGGGAGGCGGCCAGCCCGCGCAGCGACCGGTCGAGCAGGCGTACGCCCTCGGGGTCGGCGCCGACGAGCAGCGCGTCCTGCACGTCCTGGGCGTCACCGGTCGGCGTGGGCGGCTCCATGCCGCGCCGTCCGCCGACCGCGCCGAGCGCCGACTGCCACATCGCCTGCCGGCGCCGTCGCCCGAGGGCGCCGAGGAGACCGGCGGCGAGCAGGGGTGCGGCGAGCAGCGCCTCGGGCAGCCCGAAGGAGTGGCCCTCCTGTCCGGCGGCGGGGGTGGCGTGCTCCTGACCCGTGCCGGGGACGGGAGTGGCCGGTGTGACGGGACTGGCGGGGTTGGCGGGTGTGGGCGCGGGCCGCTGCTCGGGCAGGGAGACCTGGGCGTCACCACCGCCGCTCCCCTGGGCGTGGTCCCCGCTCTTGGCGTAGTCGCTGATCTGCTGCTGCACCTGCTCGGAGACGTCGGGCGCCTCGTCGGGCATCTCGACCAGCTCGCCGCCGCGGGCGTCGCCGGGCATCTCCATGATCCAGCCGGGCCGGATGAGTGAGGCCTCCGAGAGCCGGGACCCGTCGGGCTGCACCCGGTCCTTGTTGAGCTCGAAGATCTCCTTGTACCGCCGCCCGTCACCGAGGTGCCGTTCGGCCACCTCCCAGAGGGAGTCGTGGTGACGCCCCTCGGGCGGCTGGATCCGGTAGTACTTCGTGTCGCCGTGCGCGGCGGAGGAGCCGCCGTCGGCGCGGGCGGCGTCCTGGCCCGCCTGTCCCGCCTGCTCGGCCAGGGCGTTGGCGGTGGCGGCCGCCTGTTCCTGCTGCTGGGCGAAGATCCCCGGCGTCTGCTGGGCGGCGGCGACGGACGGCTTCTGGTTCCCCTCCAGGCTCTGCCCCAGCTGCGACAGCCCCGGCGTGAGGCTCGCCGCGGTGGCGCCGACGAGGAGCAGGGCGGCGACCAGCTGCCGGGCCAGCAGCTGACTGGGCCCGGACCCGGGCACCCGCCCCGGCACCCCGACACCGGACAGCGCGGCCTTGACCTCGACGAGCACACAGGCGGTGAACTGCGCCCAGGCGAGCCAGACGATGACGGTGAGGATGTGCAGGAAGGTCTGCACGGTGATCTCGCGCTGCAGCCAGTCGAGGCTCGGCGCCCCACCCGGGAACGGCCACCCCGCGGTCACGGCCAGCGCGAACGGCACCCCGACGACCAGCCCCGCCAGCACGACGAAGGCAAGGAACGCCTTGACGAAGTCCCCGAACGTCCGCCGCCGCACCCGCACGGGCTGAGGCGTGCGGTTTCTCGGTGCCGAGGGTGCCGAGGGAGCCGTCGAGCTTGACGAGCTGGTGGTGCGGCGTCGCGGCATGGGCGGAGTCCTGGGTCGTGGTCGTGGGCGGCGAAAGCCGCGGGGGCGTCCGGTAAGAGGGGTGTGCTGAGCCTACCGAGATCTTATGGACTCCCACCGGCGGCGGCGAAGGGGTGAGGGAGGCCCACATCACAACGTCCGCCCGTTTCACGCCCTTTGCCCGCCTCTACGGAGACCCCCTTCACACACCGCACACAAACCCCGAAAACCGGTCAGAGGCCGTGCACGCACCCCTGGTAGCTTCGTTCCCTGTCGCACACGCCGCATCCCGGGGGGAACACCAGTGGCCCGCAGCGCCCTCACCATGACCGCCGCCACCTTCGCCGCGACGGCGGCCCTGCTCCTGACCGCCTGCGGCGGAGACGGCGACGAGTCGTCCCCGGACGACATCAAGGGGGCGGGGACGGGGGCCGGCAATCCTTCCTCATCGGCCTCCACGCCGGGCACGGCCGACGCGAACCGGCCGGACGTGAGCCTGCCCGAGGACTTGAAGCTGGTCTTCGACTTCCAGCGGCCGTCGGACGCGGACCAGGCCGCAGCGCTGGAGGATGCCGCGAACTACATCCGCGCCCTGGACCACGGCATCGCGCAGCAGGATCCGAACGACCCTGCTTATCAGTTCTATTCGACCGGCGGCGCCGAGAAATACGCGAAGTCCCAGATCGAGGCGTGGGTCAAGGACGGCTGGACGGTCACCGGAGACGACCGGTACTTCAACGCCAGTATCGATCCCGTGGGTGAGGGCAAGTCGGTGCTCGTCAGCTTCTGCCGCAACCAGGCGAAGTTCTACAGCAAGAAGGTCAAGACCGGGAAGGTCAACTACACCGAGGAGAACCTGGACAGCTACCAGAAGTTCAGCCTGCTGATGAGCCCCTCCGAGGCGTCGGCGGCGGTGTGGCAGGCGCGGCAGATCGAGGTGCAGGGACGGGTGAAGGAGTGCAAGGGATGACCGTGCGTCGTCGCCGCCTCTACTGGTCGTCCGCAGCTCTGTCGATCGCCATGGTCGGAGGCCTGGCCCCGGCGGCCCATGCCAACGGCACGCCCGGCAACACCACGACGCCTCCAGCCGACGAGAGCCCCAAGGGCGACACGAACGGCCGCACCCTGCTGTCGTCGGTCTCCCAGTCCAGGATTCGGCTCACCTATCTCGACGGCCGGACCGGCAGCGGCTCCATGGAGGACCTCACCTCCGTCGACCCCAACTGGGAGCCGCCCGTCTGCTGGTACGAGCCGGTGTTCACACCGGAACAGCTCAAGTCCGCGGTCACGGACCTCAAGAAGAACGGCGGCCTGGGTGCCGTGAACGCCCACGAGTTCTGGACCTCGGGCATCTTCGTGGATCACTACGAGGAGGGCGAGGAGCAGGACAACTTCGACGTCAACTCGTCGAAGAACACCATGGCCAAGGGCTACAAGGACTACAACGTGGGCAAGGACGGCATGTTCTGGCGCAGCGTCGTCCGCAAGGGACACGAGCACGACACCAAGGCCTGGGACTGCGGCCGCATCATGTTCTGGCAGGACGCCGGCACGATCCCGGACGACGAGCACGCCCCCACCCCCGAGACGCTCGCGGCCTACGCGTACGACCAGATCGACGTACCCAAGACCGAGGTCGAGCTGAAGCCCCAGGCGGAGTCCACGGTGAACCTGCCGACCTGGGTCTGGCTGGACAAGGGCACCTTCAAGGAGGTCAAGGTCCGGGCCGAGCTGCCGGGCACCGGCCTGTGGGCGGAGACGACCGCGAAGCCCGTCGCCCTCCATCTGGAACCCGGCACGGCCGACGCCGAGACCTTCCCCGCCTCTGGCGACTGCGAGATCAACGCCGACGGCTCCATCGGTACGCCGTACACGAAGGGCAAGGCCGACGAGACGCCTCCCTGCGGCATCCGCTACCTACGCGCATCGAACGGCGAGCCGTACCAACTGAAGGCCTCGATCACCTGGGAGATCTCCTGGGAGGGCAACGGCGGCGCCCAGGGCGACCTGCCGGACGGCACCTTCGAGACGACCCAGGACATGGAAGTCCAGGAGATCCAGTCCATCAACCGCTGAACAGCTCCTCGGCCCGCTCGACACTCAGCGCACGCCGTGCCCAAACTTCGAGTTGGTCGAGGTCCCAGCAGTCGAGCACGCGCTCCCGCAGAGCGAAGCACACCGGGATGTCCCGCCATTCGAGAATGCGGAGCGTCATCCTGGCCCGCTCCTGGATCCGGCCCTCCACCCGGCCTTCCTCGCGGACCTGCACAGCCACTGGGTTGTCGAAGAAGTAACGGATCCTCCTAGGCACGCGTCCCACCTCTCCGGTACGGCCCGATCGTCCCGCTACGCCGCGACAAGGTCACACCACACGTACTTGCCCCGGTTCCCGCCCCTGGCCAGCGGTTGCCACCCCCACAGGTCGGCACACGCCCGCACGAGCGCGAGGCCGCGCCCCTCCTCCGCCTCCGTGAGCGCGTCCAGGTTCCCGGGCGGCTCCGGCGGCCCCGGGTCCGCGTCCCACGCCCCGACCCGCAGCACGCCGGCCGCCCAGCGCACGCGCAGCGCGGCAGGACCTTTGGTGTGCCGTACGGCGTTGGAGACCAGCTCGGTCGCGAGCAACTCGGCGGTGTCCACGAGGCGGATGAGGCCGTGCATGGTGAGGATGAGACGAAGAGTGCGGCGGCAGACGGTGACGGCGCGCAGGTCGTTCGGGATGTAGAGGGTGTACTCCCAGGGGGCCGCAGGATCGACTGGCTCGTTCTCGGGCATGGGTGAACTCCGTTCGGCGGTCGGATAATTGGCCGGTGGCTTCGCCGCTCACCAAGGCATGGCGAAACGGTGCACTTCCGGCACTCGTCGGCACCACACAGTGCGCGTTACGTCACCGACGGTATTTCCTAGTTTTAGGAAACCGCAAGCGCCTGCCGTATTCTGACCCCCGAACGAGCTACGCAGCACCAGCAGTTGAACCCAGGAGGCGTCGGTTGCCGCCGAAGAGACACCTCACGGCCCGCAGGGTGCGCTTGGGCTGTGAGCTGCGCAAACTGCGTGAGTCGATGGGCATGAAGTCCAGGGAGGCCGCCGCACTACTCGGCGCCGACTCGGTCCAGATGAGCCAAATCGAGTCCGGGGTCGCCGGGGTGAGCGCCAAACGCCTACGCCGCCTCGCGGTGCACTACGCCTGCACGGACGAAGGGCTGATCGAGGCACTGGTGGCCATGGCCACTGACCGCACCCGTGGCTGGTGGGAGGAATACCGGGGCGTACTGCCCCCAGTCTTCCTGGACACCGCCGAGGTCGAACACCATGCGACGGCCCTGCGGGAAATCGTGATCACTCACGTCCCGGGACTGCTCCAGACCACCGACTACGCCCGCGCGGTGTACACGTACATGATGCCGGGCCTGCCCGACAGCGAACTGACGCCGCGTATCGAACACCGGATGCGGCGGCGCTGCGTGATCGAGGGTGCCGAACCGACGCCCTACGAGACGATCATTCACGAGTTCGCCCTCAGGGTTCGTGTTGCCGACCGCGCCGTGGCACAGGCTCAGCTACACCAAATTCTGACGCAGATCGAGGACGGTCACGCGACCGTCCGCATCATCCCCGCCGACCAGGACGGTTTCGCCGGCGCCGAAGCTTCGATGATGCAGGCATGCGGCCCTGTGCCCCAGTTGGACACGGTGCTTCGGGACTCACCCACGGGCACTGCCTTCATTGATGCGGAACCTCAGCTGAACCAGCTTCGAACACTGTTCCGTAAGGTGGAGAAGGCGTCGCTGAGCCCGGCGGCGTCCCGGGACTTCATCCACCGTTTGACGAAGGAACTGTGAGGCGAGCAGTGACCGAGACGCTGCGCTGGCGGAAGTCGTCGTTCTCCGGCGGTGGCGACGGCAACACCTGCGTGGAGATCGCAGCGCTGCCAGACCGCGTGGCC includes:
- a CDS encoding prepilin peptidase; the encoded protein is MSIDSAIDSVMNSAIDIDLVVVLVAALWGAATGALLPRAAYRFSAPSGEAWRERCPDGHPVRGWLGRARCGQCPAGQASHGPRTASLATALVCAALAAATGTRPEAAVWLLLAPVGVLLAVVDLKVRRLPDPLTLPLAGAALVLLGLTALVPEHAGEWTTALLGALALGAGYLVLFLINPAGMGFGDVKLALTAGAVLGWYGWPTLMLGTFAGFLLGALYGGALLVARRADRKTAIPFGPFLIAGAFLGVLAGAYAA
- a CDS encoding ATP-binding protein; amino-acid sequence: MPENEPVDPAAPWEYTLYIPNDLRAVTVCRRTLRLILTMHGLIRLVDTAELLATELVSNAVRHTKGPAALRVRWAAGVLRVGAWDADPGPPEPPGNLDALTEAEEGRGLALVRACADLWGWQPLARGGNRGKYVWCDLVAA
- a CDS encoding bacterial transcriptional activator domain-containing protein, which gives rise to MPRRRTTSSSSSTAPSAPSAPRNRTPQPVRVRRRTFGDFVKAFLAFVVLAGLVVGVPFALAVTAGWPFPGGAPSLDWLQREITVQTFLHILTVIVWLAWAQFTACVLVEVKAALSGVGVPGRVPGSGPSQLLARQLVAALLLVGATAASLTPGLSQLGQSLEGNQKPSVAAAQQTPGIFAQQQEQAAATANALAEQAGQAGQDAARADGGSSAAHGDTKYYRIQPPEGRHHDSLWEVAERHLGDGRRYKEIFELNKDRVQPDGSRLSEASLIRPGWIMEMPGDARGGELVEMPDEAPDVSEQVQQQISDYAKSGDHAQGSGGGDAQVSLPEQRPAPTPANPASPVTPATPVPGTGQEHATPAAGQEGHSFGLPEALLAAPLLAAGLLGALGRRRRQAMWQSALGAVGGRRGMEPPTPTGDAQDVQDALLVGADPEGVRLLDRSLRGLAASLTAESRPLPVVYAAWMSGNGDLHLQLAQPAGKPPAPWQQGQDQTFWMLARSDAEGYEEAETAAPYPGLVSLGTMDDSRLLLNLEAVPGIVSLGGTEADRAAVFASVAAELATNGWSDRMTITLVGFGDDLTPLAPNRIRHLDGFEDLFETMSAETRQRRGALGAAGHDSVLTGRTGPAQHTRWAPHLVLLAAQPSDDDALRLAELAADAGRLGIGYLVGTEGTDLPGAAWEMEITGAGRLLAPLLGLELDAQMLPAAQRRAVVELFTDADPGSGPGSDPEGGPGRPANAPPFLVDISEQGRPAVYARLVGSYEIIGLDTPDGERSALLHEALALLLLHREGVHPRVLSSALWPRGVTADVRDALLERLRAWLGSDPDGTPRLGTDATGRLTLAKSVVSDLDVLRSLYYEATQGRGAGSRQVRGRLLTDALVLVRGPLLADRPEGRYRWLTHEIVDAQLPLLVADTGLALSEFHLEKNRAEKAIEALTAALRTAPADERLWHELLRATHTTGDPGRLRALAADLVARSGARGVPPRTEALLDELLPTWREGVSAAG
- a CDS encoding DUF5753 domain-containing protein, which produces MKSREAAALLGADSVQMSQIESGVAGVSAKRLRRLAVHYACTDEGLIEALVAMATDRTRGWWEEYRGVLPPVFLDTAEVEHHATALREIVITHVPGLLQTTDYARAVYTYMMPGLPDSELTPRIEHRMRRRCVIEGAEPTPYETIIHEFALRVRVADRAVAQAQLHQILTQIEDGHATVRIIPADQDGFAGAEASMMQACGPVPQLDTVLRDSPTGTAFIDAEPQLNQLRTLFRKVEKASLSPAASRDFIHRLTKEL